One window of Drosophila busckii strain San Diego stock center, stock number 13000-0081.31 chromosome 3L, ASM1175060v1, whole genome shotgun sequence genomic DNA carries:
- the LOC108599435 gene encoding uncharacterized protein LOC108599435: VTNKIYSTPNSYLSWISKEITHKRAYHLTSRSVSLHIKASAKDALRQKQPSAQQIKMLTSVKVFTLLLAVIAAAKAVNIRPLPPYVGLPTQDGLTRLFFNSKVTRRDPRVSVACFAGYIGESNLIAEQYSGAYSGCLQQAQDARRGIDNDFLHTRHKIELSARSVCASLTYCSRVNGTLDSFNCHAAAGSNNTISTYSISGNASEAATLLQERYRLIDLHHEQCIHKAERSYVESTASNYNYLQACLDARIKPKPIPTTTSSTTTTTTSTTTTTEAPTTPEPEPSTTENPSILEDQFKQLLNLLN; this comes from the exons GTAACAAATAAGATATACAGCACGCCCAACAGTTACTTATCTTGGATAAGCAAGGAAATAACGCATAAACGCGCTTATCACCTGACCAGTCGCAGTGTCTCTTTGCATATAAAAGCATCCGCAAAAGACGCACTGCGCCAAAAGCAGCCCAGTGCTCAACAAATAAAGATGCTTACATCAGTGAAAGTGTTCACGCTACTCTTGGCAGTAATTGCAGCGGCAAAGGCTGTTAACATTAGACCCTTGCCACCCTACGTGGGTCTACCCACGCAGGATGGACTGACGCGATTGTTCTTCAACTCAAAGGTAACGCGTCGTGATCCAAGAGTATCCGTAGCTTGCTTTGCCGGCTACATTGGCGAGTCGAATCTGATAGCAGAGCAGTATAGTGGTGCCTATAGTGGCTGCCTGCAACAGGCGCAGGATGCACGGCGCGGCATTGATAACGACTTTCTGCACACTCGCCATAAGATTGAGTTATCTGCGAGAAGTGTATGCGCTTCACTCACATATTGCAGCCGCGTTAACGGGACGCTCGATTCCTTCAACTGTCATGCAGCAGCG GGTTCAAACAATACCATTAGCACCTACAGCATATCAGGTAATGCCTCTGAGGCAGCCACATTGCTCCAGGAGCGCTATCGCCTCATCGACCTGCATCATGAACAATGTATCCACAAGGCGGAACGCAGCTATGTTGAATCTACTgccagcaactacaactattTGCAGGCCTGCTTGGATGCACGTATCAAACCAAAGCCCATACCTACAACGACAAGCTCAACGACGACCACTACGACAAGTACAACCACAACGACTGAGGCCCCTACAACTCCGGAGCCAGAGCCCAGCACCACAGAGAATCCCAGCATCCTTGAAGATCAGTTCAAGCAGCTTTTAAACTTGCTAAACTAA
- the LOC108599431 gene encoding probable cytochrome P450 4d20 isoform X1 → MLLTLFVGALALLLAWDFGRKRHSYATLSKSGITGPLSIPVLGCGLQAMQIGAENLIDYVGNCFEKYGKTFRMWILSESLVYTTELSHFVSILSSTTLLEKGQLYEFLRPFLNDGLLLSVGRKWHTRRKVFTNAFHFKVLEHYVGIMDKHSGILAEKLGNFADGQQVIDTLKYVSLAALDIITETAMGVQVNAQSDPEFPYIKALKSVVYIQPDRMLKFSQRYEWLFKLTAPLLHRKLVSDIRIMHDFTEKVIRERRATLDRAIAEGSYHPLSLGDTDIGSKSQMALLDILLQASIQGVPLSDADIREEVDTFMFEGDDTTSSGVSHALYSIARHPEVQAKVYEELLQVLGKNREAPVTQAHLQQLKYLDCVIKETMRLYPPVPAVGRYTRMDLKLGNQVIPANTSIYLVLYFAHRDPEYFPDPLSFKPERFLDDTQDRQTFTYLPFSAGPKNCIGQKFAMLEMKALISKVLRYYELLPRGPEVRPMMNFILRSTTGMHIALIPRKI, encoded by the exons ATGTTGCTGACCTTGTTTGTGGGCGCGCTAGCATTGCTGCTGGCCTGGGACTTTGGACGCAAGAGACACAGCTATGCGACTCTTTCCAAGTCGGGTATCACAGGTCCCTTGTCGATACCAGTGCTTGGCTGCGGTCTTCAGGCCATGCAAATAGGCGCTGAAA ACCTAATCGACTATGTGGGCAACTGCTTTGAGAAGTACGGCAAGACCTTTCGCATGTGGATTTTAAGTGAATCGCTCGTTTATACCACAGAGCTAAGCCACTTTGTGTCCATACTTAGTAGCACAACATTGTTGGAAAAAGGTCAACTTTATGAGTTCTTGCGTCCCTTTCTCAACGATGGGCTGCTGCTAAGCGTGGGTAGAAAGTGGCACACGAGACGCAAGGTCTTCACCAATGCTTTCCACTTCAAGGTGCTGGAGCATTACGTTGGCATTATGGACAAGCACAGTGGTATTTTGGCAGAAAAACTAGGCAACTTTGCCGATGGTCAGCAAGTGATTGATACTCTTAAATATGTGTCTCTAGCAGCGCTGGATATCATAACAG AGACGGCAATGGGAGTGCAGGTAAATGCACAAAGCGATCCTGAATTCCCGTATATAAAGGCCTTAAAAAG CGTTGTTTACATTCAGCCTGACCGCATGCTCAAGTTCTCACAGCGTTACGAGTGGCTTTTTAAGCTGACGGCACCGTTGTTGCACCGCAAGCTGGTTAGCGATATACGAATCATGCATGACTTCACCGAGAAGGTCATCCGCGAGCGACGCGCCACTCTGGACCGCGCCATAGCAGAGGGCAGCTACCATCCGCTGA GTCTGGGTGATACCGACATTGGCAGCAAGTCGCAAATGGCGCTGCTGGACATTCTGCTACAGGCTTCCATACAGGGCGTTCCGCTGAGCGATGCCGACATACGTGAGGAGGTGGACACTTTTATGTTTGAGGGTGATGATACCACCAGCAGCGGCGTCTCTCACGCGCTCTACAGCATTGCCAGGCATCCAGAGGTGCAAGCAAAGGTCTACGAGGAACTATTGCAGGTACTGGGAAAAAATCGTGAGGCTCCAGTTACCCAAGCACATCTGCAACAACTTAAATACCTAGATTGCGTAATCAAAGAAACTATGCGTCTGTATCCACCGGTGCCCGCTGTGGGCAGATACACGCGCATGGATCTCAAGTTGGGCAACCAAGTTATTCCCGCCAACACTAGTATATATTTGGTGTTGTACTTTGCTCATCGCGATCCTGAATATTTTCCTGATCCGCTCAGCTTCAAGCCGGAGCGCTTTTTAGACGACACACAGGATCGACAGACATTCACATATTTGCCTTTTAGTGCTGGTCCAAAAAACTGCATTGGTCAGAAGTTTGCCATGTTGGAGATGAAGGCGTTGATCAGCAAAGTACTCAGATACTACGAGCTGTTGCCACGCGGACCTGAGGTTAGGCCCATGATGAACTTTATTCTTCGATCAACAACTGGCATGCATATAGCCTTAATACCCAGGAAGATTTAG
- the LOC108599431 gene encoding probable cytochrome P450 4d20 isoform X4, which yields MDKHSGILAEKLGNFADGQQVIDTLKYVSLAALDIITETAMGVQVNAQSDPEFPYIKALKSVVYIQPDRMLKFSQRYEWLFKLTAPLLHRKLVSDIRIMHDFTEKVIRERRATLDRAIAEGSYHPLSLGDTDIGSKSQMALLDILLQASIQGVPLSDADIREEVDTFMFEGDDTTSSGVSHALYSIARHPEVQAKVYEELLQVLGKNREAPVTQAHLQQLKYLDCVIKETMRLYPPVPAVGRYTRMDLKLGNQVIPANTSIYLVLYFAHRDPEYFPDPLSFKPERFLDDTQDRQTFTYLPFSAGPKNCIGQKFAMLEMKALISKVLRYYELLPRGPEVRPMMNFILRSTTGMHIALIPRKI from the exons ATGGACAAGCACAGTGGTATTTTGGCAGAAAAACTAGGCAACTTTGCCGATGGTCAGCAAGTGATTGATACTCTTAAATATGTGTCTCTAGCAGCGCTGGATATCATAACAG AGACGGCAATGGGAGTGCAGGTAAATGCACAAAGCGATCCTGAATTCCCGTATATAAAGGCCTTAAAAAG CGTTGTTTACATTCAGCCTGACCGCATGCTCAAGTTCTCACAGCGTTACGAGTGGCTTTTTAAGCTGACGGCACCGTTGTTGCACCGCAAGCTGGTTAGCGATATACGAATCATGCATGACTTCACCGAGAAGGTCATCCGCGAGCGACGCGCCACTCTGGACCGCGCCATAGCAGAGGGCAGCTACCATCCGCTGA GTCTGGGTGATACCGACATTGGCAGCAAGTCGCAAATGGCGCTGCTGGACATTCTGCTACAGGCTTCCATACAGGGCGTTCCGCTGAGCGATGCCGACATACGTGAGGAGGTGGACACTTTTATGTTTGAGGGTGATGATACCACCAGCAGCGGCGTCTCTCACGCGCTCTACAGCATTGCCAGGCATCCAGAGGTGCAAGCAAAGGTCTACGAGGAACTATTGCAGGTACTGGGAAAAAATCGTGAGGCTCCAGTTACCCAAGCACATCTGCAACAACTTAAATACCTAGATTGCGTAATCAAAGAAACTATGCGTCTGTATCCACCGGTGCCCGCTGTGGGCAGATACACGCGCATGGATCTCAAGTTGGGCAACCAAGTTATTCCCGCCAACACTAGTATATATTTGGTGTTGTACTTTGCTCATCGCGATCCTGAATATTTTCCTGATCCGCTCAGCTTCAAGCCGGAGCGCTTTTTAGACGACACACAGGATCGACAGACATTCACATATTTGCCTTTTAGTGCTGGTCCAAAAAACTGCATTGGTCAGAAGTTTGCCATGTTGGAGATGAAGGCGTTGATCAGCAAAGTACTCAGATACTACGAGCTGTTGCCACGCGGACCTGAGGTTAGGCCCATGATGAACTTTATTCTTCGATCAACAACTGGCATGCATATAGCCTTAATACCCAGGAAGATTTAG
- the LOC108599431 gene encoding probable cytochrome P450 4d20 isoform X2 — protein MLLTLFVGALALLLAWDFGRKRHSYATLSKSGITGPLSIPVLGCGLQAMQIGAENLIDYVGNCFEKYGKTFRMWILSESLVYTTELSHFVSILSSTTLLEKGQLYEFLRPFLNDGLLLSVLEHYVGIMDKHSGILAEKLGNFADGQQVIDTLKYVSLAALDIITETAMGVQVNAQSDPEFPYIKALKSVVYIQPDRMLKFSQRYEWLFKLTAPLLHRKLVSDIRIMHDFTEKVIRERRATLDRAIAEGSYHPLSLGDTDIGSKSQMALLDILLQASIQGVPLSDADIREEVDTFMFEGDDTTSSGVSHALYSIARHPEVQAKVYEELLQVLGKNREAPVTQAHLQQLKYLDCVIKETMRLYPPVPAVGRYTRMDLKLGNQVIPANTSIYLVLYFAHRDPEYFPDPLSFKPERFLDDTQDRQTFTYLPFSAGPKNCIGQKFAMLEMKALISKVLRYYELLPRGPEVRPMMNFILRSTTGMHIALIPRKI, from the exons ATGTTGCTGACCTTGTTTGTGGGCGCGCTAGCATTGCTGCTGGCCTGGGACTTTGGACGCAAGAGACACAGCTATGCGACTCTTTCCAAGTCGGGTATCACAGGTCCCTTGTCGATACCAGTGCTTGGCTGCGGTCTTCAGGCCATGCAAATAGGCGCTGAAA ACCTAATCGACTATGTGGGCAACTGCTTTGAGAAGTACGGCAAGACCTTTCGCATGTGGATTTTAAGTGAATCGCTCGTTTATACCACAGAGCTAAGCCACTTTGTGTCCATACTTAGTAGCACAACATTGTTGGAAAAAGGTCAACTTTATGAGTTCTTGCGTCCCTTTCTCAACGATGGGCTGCTGCTAAGC GTGCTGGAGCATTACGTTGGCATTATGGACAAGCACAGTGGTATTTTGGCAGAAAAACTAGGCAACTTTGCCGATGGTCAGCAAGTGATTGATACTCTTAAATATGTGTCTCTAGCAGCGCTGGATATCATAACAG AGACGGCAATGGGAGTGCAGGTAAATGCACAAAGCGATCCTGAATTCCCGTATATAAAGGCCTTAAAAAG CGTTGTTTACATTCAGCCTGACCGCATGCTCAAGTTCTCACAGCGTTACGAGTGGCTTTTTAAGCTGACGGCACCGTTGTTGCACCGCAAGCTGGTTAGCGATATACGAATCATGCATGACTTCACCGAGAAGGTCATCCGCGAGCGACGCGCCACTCTGGACCGCGCCATAGCAGAGGGCAGCTACCATCCGCTGA GTCTGGGTGATACCGACATTGGCAGCAAGTCGCAAATGGCGCTGCTGGACATTCTGCTACAGGCTTCCATACAGGGCGTTCCGCTGAGCGATGCCGACATACGTGAGGAGGTGGACACTTTTATGTTTGAGGGTGATGATACCACCAGCAGCGGCGTCTCTCACGCGCTCTACAGCATTGCCAGGCATCCAGAGGTGCAAGCAAAGGTCTACGAGGAACTATTGCAGGTACTGGGAAAAAATCGTGAGGCTCCAGTTACCCAAGCACATCTGCAACAACTTAAATACCTAGATTGCGTAATCAAAGAAACTATGCGTCTGTATCCACCGGTGCCCGCTGTGGGCAGATACACGCGCATGGATCTCAAGTTGGGCAACCAAGTTATTCCCGCCAACACTAGTATATATTTGGTGTTGTACTTTGCTCATCGCGATCCTGAATATTTTCCTGATCCGCTCAGCTTCAAGCCGGAGCGCTTTTTAGACGACACACAGGATCGACAGACATTCACATATTTGCCTTTTAGTGCTGGTCCAAAAAACTGCATTGGTCAGAAGTTTGCCATGTTGGAGATGAAGGCGTTGATCAGCAAAGTACTCAGATACTACGAGCTGTTGCCACGCGGACCTGAGGTTAGGCCCATGATGAACTTTATTCTTCGATCAACAACTGGCATGCATATAGCCTTAATACCCAGGAAGATTTAG
- the LOC108599431 gene encoding probable cytochrome P450 4d20 isoform X3 has protein sequence MLLTLFVGALALLLAWDFGRKRHSYATLSKSGITGPLSIPVLGCGLQAMQIGAENLIDYVGNCFEKYGKTFRMWILSESLVYTTELSHFVSILSSTTLLEKGQLYEFLRPFLNDGLLLSVGRKWHTRRKVFTNAFHFKVLEHYVGIMDKHSGILAEKLGNFADGQQVIDTLKYVSLAALDIITETAMGVQPDRMLKFSQRYEWLFKLTAPLLHRKLVSDIRIMHDFTEKVIRERRATLDRAIAEGSYHPLSLGDTDIGSKSQMALLDILLQASIQGVPLSDADIREEVDTFMFEGDDTTSSGVSHALYSIARHPEVQAKVYEELLQVLGKNREAPVTQAHLQQLKYLDCVIKETMRLYPPVPAVGRYTRMDLKLGNQVIPANTSIYLVLYFAHRDPEYFPDPLSFKPERFLDDTQDRQTFTYLPFSAGPKNCIGQKFAMLEMKALISKVLRYYELLPRGPEVRPMMNFILRSTTGMHIALIPRKI, from the exons ATGTTGCTGACCTTGTTTGTGGGCGCGCTAGCATTGCTGCTGGCCTGGGACTTTGGACGCAAGAGACACAGCTATGCGACTCTTTCCAAGTCGGGTATCACAGGTCCCTTGTCGATACCAGTGCTTGGCTGCGGTCTTCAGGCCATGCAAATAGGCGCTGAAA ACCTAATCGACTATGTGGGCAACTGCTTTGAGAAGTACGGCAAGACCTTTCGCATGTGGATTTTAAGTGAATCGCTCGTTTATACCACAGAGCTAAGCCACTTTGTGTCCATACTTAGTAGCACAACATTGTTGGAAAAAGGTCAACTTTATGAGTTCTTGCGTCCCTTTCTCAACGATGGGCTGCTGCTAAGCGTGGGTAGAAAGTGGCACACGAGACGCAAGGTCTTCACCAATGCTTTCCACTTCAAGGTGCTGGAGCATTACGTTGGCATTATGGACAAGCACAGTGGTATTTTGGCAGAAAAACTAGGCAACTTTGCCGATGGTCAGCAAGTGATTGATACTCTTAAATATGTGTCTCTAGCAGCGCTGGATATCATAACAG AGACGGCAATGGGAGTGCAG CCTGACCGCATGCTCAAGTTCTCACAGCGTTACGAGTGGCTTTTTAAGCTGACGGCACCGTTGTTGCACCGCAAGCTGGTTAGCGATATACGAATCATGCATGACTTCACCGAGAAGGTCATCCGCGAGCGACGCGCCACTCTGGACCGCGCCATAGCAGAGGGCAGCTACCATCCGCTGA GTCTGGGTGATACCGACATTGGCAGCAAGTCGCAAATGGCGCTGCTGGACATTCTGCTACAGGCTTCCATACAGGGCGTTCCGCTGAGCGATGCCGACATACGTGAGGAGGTGGACACTTTTATGTTTGAGGGTGATGATACCACCAGCAGCGGCGTCTCTCACGCGCTCTACAGCATTGCCAGGCATCCAGAGGTGCAAGCAAAGGTCTACGAGGAACTATTGCAGGTACTGGGAAAAAATCGTGAGGCTCCAGTTACCCAAGCACATCTGCAACAACTTAAATACCTAGATTGCGTAATCAAAGAAACTATGCGTCTGTATCCACCGGTGCCCGCTGTGGGCAGATACACGCGCATGGATCTCAAGTTGGGCAACCAAGTTATTCCCGCCAACACTAGTATATATTTGGTGTTGTACTTTGCTCATCGCGATCCTGAATATTTTCCTGATCCGCTCAGCTTCAAGCCGGAGCGCTTTTTAGACGACACACAGGATCGACAGACATTCACATATTTGCCTTTTAGTGCTGGTCCAAAAAACTGCATTGGTCAGAAGTTTGCCATGTTGGAGATGAAGGCGTTGATCAGCAAAGTACTCAGATACTACGAGCTGTTGCCACGCGGACCTGAGGTTAGGCCCATGATGAACTTTATTCTTCGATCAACAACTGGCATGCATATAGCCTTAATACCCAGGAAGATTTAG